AAGGAAGAATTATCATGGCGTTTTTCTCCCCGGTTTCCGTAAATGGGAATCAGCCCTTAAAACTGAACCTGTCGGGCTGAAGTATGTTGACCATATTGTTGGAAATACCGGCTGGGGTGAGATGAACAAATGGGCAGAATTTTATAAAAACGTAATGGGATTTCGACAGCTCATATCCTTTGACGATAAAGATATATCAACTGAATATACTGCCCTGATGAGCAAGGTAATGACCAATGGCAATGAAAGAATAAAATTTCCAATAAACGAACCTGCCAAAGGGAAGAAAAAGAGTCAGATTGAAGAGTTTATTGATTTTTACAAGGGTGCCGGTGCACAGCATATTGCCATGGCTACGGATGATATTGTTTTCACTGTCAGTGAATTACGCAGAAGAGGTGTTGAATTTTTGCACGTTCCTGATGAATATTATGAAAGTGTTTTCGACAGAGTCGGACATATTGACGAAGATATTGAAGTATTGAAAAAACTCAGGATTTTGATTGACCGCGATGAGGAAGGTTATCTGCTCCAGCTTTTTTCAAAACCGGTAGAAGACCGTCCGACTGTATTTTACGAGATTATACAAAGAAAAGGTGCCCGCTCTTTCGGAAAAGGTAATTTTAAAGCTTTGTTTGAAGCCATTGAATTGGAACAACAGAACAGAGGGACTTTATAAAAACACAACATGGAAAAAAAGATTAAATCATGGCTGGATTACTCCCCCGACAGCGATTTTTCAATTTATAATATCCCGTTCGGAATTATTGAGAATAAAAGCATTTCGCCACGTGTGGCATCCCGTATCGGGGATGTTGCAATTGACCTGAAAACACTTGCCGAATTGGGGTATCTCGTGGGTATCGGATTGGAAAAAACTGATTATGAATGTTTTGACAGAAACACGCTGAATGATTTTATCGGTCTGGGCAAAACCAAAACCAATGCTGTCAGAAACAGGATCATGAGTTTATTTTCAGAGGATAATGAATTGAAAGTCAATCAGAACCATCTGCAGAGAATGCTGATCCCTGTTTCGGAAGTTAATGTATTATGTCCGGTCAGGCCAACCGACTATACCGACTTTTATTCAAGTATCGAACATGCCACCAATGTCGGGAAAATGTTCAGGGACAAAGATAATCCCTTACTGCCCAACTGGCGTCATTTGCCGGTGGGATACCACGGACGTAGCTCTTCCATTGTCGGTTCAGGTGCTGAAATTTACCGCCCAAAAGGTCAGATTTTCGATAATACAATCAATAGTCCTGTCTTTTCACCTTCAAAAAAACTTGATTTTGAGCTTGAAATGGCATTTATAACGACAGGAACTACCTGCCTGGGTGATAGTGTGCCTGTTGACAAAGCGGAAGATTATATTTTCGGGTTTGTGATTTTTAATGACCTGAGTGC
This genomic window from Sphingobacteriales bacterium contains:
- the hppD gene encoding 4-hydroxyphenylpyruvate dioxygenase, whose protein sequence is MTDHIDFLPIDGTDYVEFYVGNAKQAAYYYQAAFGFQPLAYRGLETGDKEKCSYVLVQGKIRFVLTTALTDDSDIAGHVKKHGDGVKVIALWVPDARKSFEETVKRGAKPYLEPVVEKDESGEVVRSGIHTYGDTVHIFIERKNYHGVFLPGFRKWESALKTEPVGLKYVDHIVGNTGWGEMNKWAEFYKNVMGFRQLISFDDKDISTEYTALMSKVMTNGNERIKFPINEPAKGKKKSQIEEFIDFYKGAGAQHIAMATDDIVFTVSELRRRGVEFLHVPDEYYESVFDRVGHIDEDIEVLKKLRILIDRDEEGYLLQLFSKPVEDRPTVFYEIIQRKGARSFGKGNFKALFEAIELEQQNRGTL
- the fahA gene encoding fumarylacetoacetase, encoding MKSWLDYSPDSDFSIYNIPFGIIENKSISPRVASRIGDVAIDLKTLAELGYLVGIGLEKTDYECFDRNTLNDFIGLGKTKTNAVRNRIMSLFSEDNELKVNQNHLQRMLIPVSEVNVLCPVRPTDYTDFYSSIEHATNVGKMFRDKDNPLLPNWRHLPVGYHGRSSSIVGSGAEIYRPKGQIFDNTINSPVFSPSKKLDFELEMAFITTGTTCLGDSVPVDKAEDYIFGFVIFNDLSARDIQQWEYVPLGPFLGKNFGSVISNWVVTLEALEPFRTSGPEQNPKVLPYLQTDGKKNFDVHLEVCLQAEQTQAHLICRSNMKYLYWNVCQQLAHQTVNGCNLNNAGIYASGTISGPDEHSFGSMLELSWNATKAVKTPEFERFFIEDNDTIIMKAYAIQDEIRVGFGECVVKILPAKS